Proteins from a genomic interval of Trifolium pratense cultivar HEN17-A07 linkage group LG6, ARS_RC_1.1, whole genome shotgun sequence:
- the LOC123893070 gene encoding mannan endo-1,4-beta-mannosidase 6-like isoform X1: MEKFGIHMLFLFFLLILTKQLSSNAFINSMADEELLNEDQNHDQEIITSYDEAMLEMEEDEWKMVGKKGNQFVVNDQPFYINGFNTYWLMVFAADDSTKGKVTEVFKQASSFGMTVCRTWAFNDGQWRALQKSPSVYDEDIFKALDFVVSEARKYKIRLILSLANNWEAYGGKAQYVKWGKEAGLNLTSDDDFFSHSTLRSYYKAHVKTVLNRVNTFTNITYKEDPTIFAWELMNEPRCNSDPTGDTLQDWIQEMAFHVKKIDPKHLVEIGLEGFYGPSTPHRLQFNPNTYAQQVGTDFIRNHQVLGVDFASVHMYADSWVSPQIADTHIPFVISWMEAHIEDAEKYLGMPVVFTEFGVSSKDPGYNSSYRDTLISTVYSSILNSTKKGGSGAGCLLWQVFPEDTDNMDDGYAIVLSKSPSTSSIVSLHSYRLNLFNTLCSSKCNWSCKKKKMLEKILYHDEL; this comes from the exons ATGGAGAAATTTGGAATACATATgctttttttattctttcttttgattCTCACAAAACAACTAAGTTCCAATGCTTTTATTAACAGTATGGCTGATGAGGAGTTACTAAATGAAGACCAAAATCATGACCAAGAAATTATCACAAGTTATGA TGAAGCAATGTTGGAGATGGAAGAGGATGAATGGAAAATGGTGGGGAAGAAAGGAAACCAATTTGTGGTGAATGATCAACCATTCTATATAAATGGATTCAACACATACTGGTTGATGGTTTTTGCTGCAGATGACTCCACCAAAGGAAAAGTCACTGAGGTCTTCAAACAAGCTTCCTCATTTGGTATGACAGTTTGTAGGACTTGGGCTTTCAATGATGGCCAATGGAGAGCCCTACAGAAATCCCCTTCAGTTTATGATGAAGACATCTTCAAG GCCTTGGACTTTGTGGTAAGTGAAGCAAGGAAATACAAAATCAGGTTGATATTATCATTGGCAAACAATTGGGAAGCATATGGTGGAAAAGCACAATATGTGAAATGGGGCAAAGAGGCTGGCCTAAACTTGACATCCGATGATGACTTCTTCTCACATTCAACCCTTAGAAGCTACTATAAGGCCCATGTTAAG ACTGTGCTCAATAGAGTTAATACATTCACAAATATCACTTATAAGGAAGATCCTACAATTTTTGCATGGGAGTTGATGAATGAGCCTAGATGCAACTCAGATCCCACTGGTGATACCTTACAG gATTGGATACAAGAAATGGCATTTCATGTGaagaaaattgatccaaaaCATTTGGTTGAGATTGGACTAGAAGGATTTTATGGTCCCTCAACACCTCATAGACTTCAATTCAATCCAAATACATATGCTCAACAGGTTGGAACTGATTTTATCAGGAACCATCAAGTTCTTGGTGTAGACTTTGCTTCTGTTCATATGTATGCTGACTCTTG GGTTTCACCACAAATTGCTGATACACATATCCCATTTGTAATATCATGGATGGAGGCACACATAGAGGATGCTGAAAAGTATCTCGGAATGCCGGTTGTTTTTACCGAGTTTGGCGTATCTTCAAAGGATCCCGGCTATAATTCATCATATAGAGACACACTAATAAGCACAGTTTACAGTTCAATCCTAAACTCAACAAAGAAAGGAGGGAGTGGTGCAGGATGCCTTTTGTGGCAAGTTTTTCCTGAAGATACAGATAATATGGATGATGGTTATGCTATTGTTTTGTCAAAGTCTCCTTCAACTTCAAGTATTGTATCTCTTCATTCTTATAGGCTTAATTTGTTCAACACTTTGTGTTCTTCCAAATGCAATTGGAGTtgtaagaagaagaaaatgttgGAGAAGATACTATATCATGATGAACTATAA
- the LOC123893070 gene encoding mannan endo-1,4-beta-mannosidase 6-like isoform X2, translating into MEKFGIHMLFLFFLLILTKQLSSNAFINSMADEELLNEDQNHDQEIITSYDSEAMLEMEEDEWKMVGKKGNQFVVNDQPFYINGFNTYWLMVFAADDSTKGKVTEVFKQASSFGMTVCRTWAFNDGQWRALQKSPSVYDEDIFKALDFVVSEARKYKIRLILSLANNWEAYGGKAQYVKWGKEAGLNLTSDDDFFSHSTLRSYYKAHVKTVLNRVNTFTNITYKEDPTIFAWELMNEPRCNSDPTGDTLQDWIQEMAFHVKKIDPKHLVEIGLEGFYGPSTPHRLQFNPNTYAQQVGTDFIRNHQVLGVDFASVHMYADSWVSPQIADTHIPFVISWMEAHIEDAEKYLGMPVVFTEFGVSSKDPGYNSSYRDTLISTVYSSILNSTKKGGSGAGCLLWQVFPEDTDNMDDGYAIVLSKSPSTSSIVSLHSYRLNLFNTLCSSKCNWSCKKKKMLEKILYHDEL; encoded by the exons ATGGAGAAATTTGGAATACATATgctttttttattctttcttttgattCTCACAAAACAACTAAGTTCCAATGCTTTTATTAACAGTATGGCTGATGAGGAGTTACTAAATGAAGACCAAAATCATGACCAAGAAATTATCACAAGTTATGA TAGTGAAGCAATGTTGGAGATGGAAGAGGATGAATGGAAAATGGTGGGGAAGAAAGGAAACCAATTTGTGGTGAATGATCAACCATTCTATATAAATGGATTCAACACATACTGGTTGATGGTTTTTGCTGCAGATGACTCCACCAAAGGAAAAGTCACTGAGGTCTTCAAACAAGCTTCCTCATTTGGTATGACAGTTTGTAGGACTTGGGCTTTCAATGATGGCCAATGGAGAGCCCTACAGAAATCCCCTTCAGTTTATGATGAAGACATCTTCAAG GCCTTGGACTTTGTGGTAAGTGAAGCAAGGAAATACAAAATCAGGTTGATATTATCATTGGCAAACAATTGGGAAGCATATGGTGGAAAAGCACAATATGTGAAATGGGGCAAAGAGGCTGGCCTAAACTTGACATCCGATGATGACTTCTTCTCACATTCAACCCTTAGAAGCTACTATAAGGCCCATGTTAAG ACTGTGCTCAATAGAGTTAATACATTCACAAATATCACTTATAAGGAAGATCCTACAATTTTTGCATGGGAGTTGATGAATGAGCCTAGATGCAACTCAGATCCCACTGGTGATACCTTACAG gATTGGATACAAGAAATGGCATTTCATGTGaagaaaattgatccaaaaCATTTGGTTGAGATTGGACTAGAAGGATTTTATGGTCCCTCAACACCTCATAGACTTCAATTCAATCCAAATACATATGCTCAACAGGTTGGAACTGATTTTATCAGGAACCATCAAGTTCTTGGTGTAGACTTTGCTTCTGTTCATATGTATGCTGACTCTTG GGTTTCACCACAAATTGCTGATACACATATCCCATTTGTAATATCATGGATGGAGGCACACATAGAGGATGCTGAAAAGTATCTCGGAATGCCGGTTGTTTTTACCGAGTTTGGCGTATCTTCAAAGGATCCCGGCTATAATTCATCATATAGAGACACACTAATAAGCACAGTTTACAGTTCAATCCTAAACTCAACAAAGAAAGGAGGGAGTGGTGCAGGATGCCTTTTGTGGCAAGTTTTTCCTGAAGATACAGATAATATGGATGATGGTTATGCTATTGTTTTGTCAAAGTCTCCTTCAACTTCAAGTATTGTATCTCTTCATTCTTATAGGCTTAATTTGTTCAACACTTTGTGTTCTTCCAAATGCAATTGGAGTtgtaagaagaagaaaatgttgGAGAAGATACTATATCATGATGAACTATAA
- the LOC123891622 gene encoding mannan endo-1,4-beta-mannosidase 6-like: MEKFGTHILCLFLLFLFLLFILTKQPSSGAFSKSMVDHVQKSMTNYDSETMLEKEDDEWQMVGKKGNQFVVNNQPFYINGFNAFWLMVFAADDSTKEKVTEVFKQASSLGMTVCRTWAFNNGQWRALQKSPSVFDEDIFKALDFVVSEAKKNKIRLILSLANNWDDYGGKAQYVKWGKDAGLNLTSDDDFFSHPTLRSYYKAYVKTVLTRVNTFTNITYKEDPTIFAWELMNEPSCYSDPTGDKLQDWIQEMAFHVKKIDPKHLVEIGLEGFYGPSTPQRTQFNPTNTSKQAGTDFIRNHQVLGVDFASAHIYTDTWISPQIADTHIPFIISWMEAHIEDAEKYLGMPVVFTEFGLSSKDSGYNSTYRDTVISTVYSSILNSTKKGGSGAGSLLWQMIPEDTDALDDGYAIVFSKSPSTSRIVSLQSYRLGLFNS, from the exons ATGGAGAAATTTGGAACACATATTCTTTGTTTATTCCTTCTTTTTCTATTCCTTCTCTTCATTCTCACAAAACAACCAAGTTCCGGTGCTTTTAGTAAGAGTATGGTGGATCATGTACAAAAATCTATGACAAATTATGA TAGTGAAACAATGTTGGAGAAGGAAGATGATGAATGGCAAATGGTGGGAAAAAAAGGAAACCAATTTGTGGTGAATAATCAACCTTTCTATATAAATGGATTCAACGCATTCTGGTTGATGGTTTTTGCCGCAGATGACTCCACCAAAGAAAAAGTCACTGAGGTCTTTAAACAAGCTTCCTCATTAGGTATGACAGTTTGTAGGACTTGGGCTTTCAATAATGGTCAATGGAGAGCCCTACAAAAATCCCCTTCAGTTTTTGATGAAGACATCTTCAAg GCCTTAGACTTTGTGGTAAGTGaagcaaagaaaaacaaaatcaggTTGATATTATCATTGGCAAACAATTGGGATGACTATGGTGGCAAAGCACAATATGTGAAATGGGGCAAAGATGCTGGCCTTAACTTGACATCTGATGATGACTTCTTCTCACATCCAACCCTTAGAAGCTACTATAAAGCCTATGTTAAG ACTGTGCTTACTAGAGTTAACACATTCACAAATATCACTTATAAGGAAGATCCTACAATTTTTGCATGGGAATTGATGAATGAGCCTAGCTGCTACTCAGATCCCACAGGTGATAAGTTACAG GATTGGATACAAGAAATGGCATTTCATGTGaagaaaattgatccaaaaCATTTGGTGGAGATTGGACTAGAAGGATTTTATGGCCCCTCAACACCTCAGAGAACTCAGTTCAATCCAACAAATACATCTAAACAGGCTGGAACTGATTTCATCAGGAACCACCAAGTTCTTGGTGTGGACTTTGCTTCTGCTCACATATATACTGACACTTG GATTTCACCACAAATTGCTGATACACACATCCCATTTATAATATCATGGATGGAGGCACACATAGAGGATGCTGAAAAGTATCTCGGAATGCCGGTTGTTTTCACTGAGTTTGGCTTATCTTCAAAGGATTCTGGCTACAATTCAACATATAGAGACACAGTAATAAGCACTGTGTACAGTTCAATCTTAAACTCAACAAAGAAAGGAGGGAGTGGTGCTGGAAGCCTTTTGTGGCAGATGATTCCTGAAGATACAGATGCATTGGATGATGGTTATGCTATTGTTTTCTCAAAGTCTCCTTCAACTTCAAGAATTGTATCTCTTCAATCTTATAGGCTTGGTTTGTTCAACTCCTAG
- the LOC123891621 gene encoding serine/threonine-protein kinase STN8, chloroplastic-like — MVSLLSTTTTTTLQHTHNKICFSPLKFSTSFNNSFLTNHFNNTHSIRCSAFFDIIPKDIPLNNTFYLDKFQTLSEDLSDIQRLEILVFVGLSWLYLTARPGVLFGAIDAYLLAPMQLVLDSLSGRRNMKRSDFLIGGKIGEGSFGVVYSAVLVTKIKESGRGKLDAKSKDKVILKKVKVGIEGAKEFGDFEEWFNYRLSRAAPETCAKFLGSFVADKSNSQFTKGGKWLVWKFEGDSTLADYMTDKNFPSNLESVMFGRVLQGVDSSKRNALIIKQIMRQIITSLKKIHDTGIVHRDVKPSNLVVTKKGQIKLIDFGAATDLRIGKNFVPNYTPLDPDYCPPELYVLPQETQSLPPEPIAALLSPILWQLNSPDLFDMYSAGIVLLQMAIPTLRSQAALKNFNLEMRTCGYDLNKWRDSTRMKSNSEILDSNSGRGWDLASKLISKRSSERTRRLSAASALRHPYFLLGGDQAAAVLSKFSFSTK, encoded by the exons ATGGTTTCCCTACTCTCTACAACAACTACAACCACACTTCAACACACTCATAACAAAATCTGCTTCTCTCCTCTAAAATTCTCCACCTCATTTAACAATTCTTTCTTAACAAACCATTTCAACAACACTCATTCTATAAGGTGCAGTGCATTTTTTGATATCATCCCCAAAGACATACCATTGAACAACACTTTTTATTTGGATAAGTTTCAGACTTTGAGTGAGGACTTATCAGACATTCAGAGGTTGGAGATTTTGGTCTTTGTTGGGTTATCATGGTTGTACTTAACTGCAAGACCAGGTGTTCTTTTTGGTGCTATTGATGCATACCTTTTGGCTCCAATGCAATTGGTTTTGGATAGTTTATCTGGAAGGAGAAACATGAAAAGGAGTGATTTCTTGATTGGAGGTAAGATAGGAGAAGGGTCATTTGGTGTTGTTTATTCTGCTGTTTTGGTAACAAAGATAAAAGAGAGTGGAAGAGGGAAATTAGATGCTAAATCTAAGGATAAAGTCATTCTTAAAAAG GTCAAGGTTGGAATTGAAGGGGCTAAAGAATTTGGTGATTTTGAAGAGTGGTTTAATTACAGACTCTCTAGAGCAGCTCCTGAAACATGTGCTAAGTTCCTTGGAAGTTTTGTAGCTGATAAAAGCAATTCACAATTCACAAAAGGTGGAAAATGGCTTGTTTGGAAATTCGAG GGAGACAGTACTCTTGCTGATTACATGACAGATAAAAACTTCCCTTCAAACTTAGAATCTGTCATGTTTGGAAGAGTCTTACAAGGTGTAGATTCTTCTAAAAGAAATGCATTGATCATCAAGCAAATAATGCGCCAAATCATTACATCTCTTAAGAAAATTCATGACACTGGCATTGTTCATAGAGATGTAAAGCCTTCCAACTTggttgttacaaaaaaagggcAGATCAAACTCATTGATTTTGGTGCAGCAACAGACCTTAGAATTGGAAAGAATTTTGTTCCTAATTATACTCCTTTGGATCCTGATTACTGTCCCCCTGAACTATATGTGCTACCACAAGAAACACAAAGTCTTCCTCCAGAGCCAATTGCGGCTCTACTTTCACCAATCCTGTGGCAG TTAAACAGTCCTGATCTCTTTGATATGTATTCTGCTGGGATTGTACTTTTACAAATGGCAATACCAACTTTAAGGTCTCAAGCTGCTTTAAAGAATTTCAATTTGGAAATGAGGACATGTGGATATGACTTAAACAAATGGAGAGACTCTACTCGAATGAAGTCTAACTCCGAAATACTTGACAGCAATTCTGGTAGAGGATGGGACTTAGCATCAAAGCTTATCTCCAAGAGAAGTTCCGAAAGAACACGGCGTTTATCCGCTGCTTCTGCTTTGAGACATCCTTATTTTCTTCTAGGTGGTGATCAGGCAGCTGCAGTTCTTTCAAAATTCAGCTTTAGCACAAAGTGA
- the LOC123889837 gene encoding serine/threonine-protein kinase AtPK2/AtPK19-like, with product MVSSQFSGSTMAGMFKPLLFPVNDPGTATTDHVELDFSDVFGPLTVEVNNVDSTSFELIDESSELVYDDPEVIYTRSHSLVGPSSCISQSLKLSKLTIHEADSADSLELVEPVIEETTEDIKETSFDNIEESLNDEDGNLMEIQRVSIEDFEVLKVVGQGAFAKVYQVRKKGTSEIYAMKVMRKDKIMEKNHAEYMKAEREILTKIEHPFVVQLRYSFQTKYRLYLVLDFVNGGHLFFQLYHQGLFREDLARIYAAEIVSAVSHLHSKGIMHRDLKPENILMDADGHVMLTDFGLAKQFEESTRSNSMCGTLEYMAPEIILGKGHDKAADWWSVGILLFEMLTGKPPFCGGNREKIQQKIVKDKIKLPGYLSSEAHALLKGLLQKEASKRLGCGAKGIEEIKGHKWFKPINWKKLDAREIEPSFRPDVAGKHCVANFEKRWTDMPVVDSPAASPNGGNPFKDFSYVRPAASFLQKNSPAC from the exons ATGGTTTCCTCTCAGTTTTCCGGTTCCACTATGGCTGGGATGTTTAAACCATTACTCTTTCCTGTAAATGATCCTGGTACTGCAACCACAGATCATGTTGAGCTAGATTTCTCCGATGTCTTCGGTCCACTTACCGTAGAAGTCAATAACGTTGATTCCACTTCTTTTGAGTTGATTGATGAATCGAGCGAGCTGGTTTATGATGACCCAGAAGTCATTTACACCCGCTCACATTCTCTTGTTGGCCCTTCTAGTTGTATCAGTCAATCACTTAAACTCAGTAAGCTCACCATACACGAGGCCGACTCTGCCGATTCATTGGAACTAGTGGAGCCCGTCATTGAAGAGACCACTGAAGACATTAAAGAGACTTCATTTGACAACATTGAGGAGTCTTTGAATGATGAAGATGGGAACCTCATGGAGATCCAAAGAGTTAGCATTGAAGATTTTGAGGTTTTGAAGGTTGTGGGGCAGGGAGCATTTGCAAAAGTGTATCAGGTGAGGAAAAAGGGCACTTCAGAAATATATGCTATGAAGGTTATGCGGAAGGATAAGATTATGGAGAAGAACCATGCTGAATACATGAAAGCTGAGAGGGAGATTTTGACAAAGATAGAGCACCCCTTTGTTGTACAACTTAGATACTCTTTTCAG ACAAAATACAGATTGTATCTGGTACTGGATTTTGTTAATGGGGGTCATCTCTTCTTTCAGCTTTATCACCAGGGCCTTTTCAG AGAGGATCTAGCACGCATATACGCCGCCGAGATTGTTTCTGCAGTTTCCCATCTCCACTCAAAAGGAATAATGCACAGGGATCTAAAACCTGAAAATATCCTAATGGATGCTGATGGCCAT GTTATGTTGACTGATTTTGGCTTAGCAAAACAATTTGAAGAAAGTACAAGATCTAATTCGATGTGTGGTACATTAGAGTACATGGCACCTGAAATTATTCTTGGCAAGGGCCATGATAAGGCTGCCGATTGGTGGAGTGTAGGCATCTTATTGTTTGAGATGCTCACCGGAAAG CCACCCTTCTGTGGTGGGAACCGTGAGAAGATTCAGCAGAAGATAGTGAAAGATAAGATTAAGCTGCCAGGATATTTGTCGAGCGAAGCGCATGCACTGTTGAAAGGG CTGCTACAGAAGGAGGCATCAAAGCGGTTAGGTTGTGGAGCTAAAGGGATTGAGGAAATTAAAGGGCACAAGTGGTTCAAACCAATCAATTGGAAGAAGTTGGATGCACGCGAAATCGAACCAAGCTTTAGGCCAGACGTAGCTGGGAAGCACTGTGTTGCCAACTTTGAGAAGCGCTGGACTGATATGCCTGTTGTTGATTCACCTGCTGCAAGCCCAAATGGTGGAAACCCTTTCAAGGACTTCTCTTATGTGAGACCTGCAGCCTCTTTTCTTCAAAAGAATAGCCCTGCTTGCTAA